A genomic segment from Dietzia psychralcaliphila encodes:
- a CDS encoding alpha/beta fold hydrolase translates to MIKARLCRPPAVLVVAAALVLGLTPTAATAPLGTAIAGVDTVAWTPCPADSAVDEMFGLPRADVLCSSVSVPVDHDVADGRRVDVEVRRITATGDRAGAVFGNPGGPGADARQLWYSALNGEYDDAIDEVRRDHDLVIVQPRGLEGAGALECSGGGETVGTDHLARAKRCMDSDPEFVSSFTTENIVRDHEVVREAMGLERISFLGYSYGTALGMMYQTLFPDRIERMVLDSAVGPTDYWWYEIDRQQAVTRHQARDYVMQWIADHDSTYELGDTPLKVYNNIRALDRQDGSGASRFLPPPAQPGDGVPGSLATGSLGTGSVDGLATGSVRLDNAALASTGELDREIEDSVRFFALLDAVVGSPRRWSDVAWLISAGANGWLEGEVDGDDLEEKVEEQLAMQSEVPELTSDMETYLTILQCNETAPPVRNPLAPALLGSSDAVGSTVEDVKNLEHQTAFCPFPPSTVPPRIVANPMVAAPLVLQADHDTQTPGMFGPATAAATGGTLVRIRGTVHCHFDTGNPAVDEVVLNYLRTGEVAQGQYLDTPRPAPGPVPSDDEDGAGDGR, encoded by the coding sequence GTGATCAAGGCTCGCCTCTGTCGCCCGCCAGCAGTGCTGGTCGTGGCTGCCGCGCTCGTCCTGGGCCTGACGCCCACAGCGGCCACGGCCCCTCTGGGTACAGCGATCGCCGGTGTCGACACGGTCGCCTGGACCCCCTGTCCCGCTGACTCGGCGGTCGACGAGATGTTTGGTCTGCCCCGTGCGGACGTGCTCTGCTCATCGGTCTCGGTACCGGTCGATCACGACGTCGCGGACGGCCGCCGCGTCGACGTGGAGGTGCGCAGGATCACCGCCACAGGGGACCGTGCGGGAGCGGTGTTCGGGAATCCCGGTGGTCCGGGCGCCGACGCACGGCAACTCTGGTACAGCGCGCTCAACGGGGAGTACGACGACGCGATCGATGAGGTCCGACGCGATCACGACCTGGTGATCGTCCAACCCCGCGGGTTGGAGGGTGCGGGAGCGCTCGAGTGCTCCGGTGGCGGCGAGACCGTGGGGACCGACCACCTCGCACGGGCGAAGAGGTGCATGGACAGCGATCCGGAATTCGTCTCGTCGTTCACCACCGAGAACATCGTCCGCGATCACGAGGTGGTCCGCGAGGCGATGGGACTCGAGCGGATCTCGTTCCTGGGGTACTCCTACGGCACCGCGCTCGGGATGATGTACCAGACACTGTTCCCGGACAGGATCGAGCGGATGGTCCTGGACTCGGCGGTCGGGCCCACCGACTACTGGTGGTACGAGATCGACCGCCAGCAGGCGGTGACCCGCCACCAGGCCCGTGACTACGTCATGCAGTGGATCGCCGATCACGACTCCACCTATGAACTGGGCGACACCCCGCTGAAGGTCTACAACAACATCCGCGCACTGGACCGCCAGGACGGCAGTGGGGCGTCACGGTTCCTGCCGCCGCCCGCGCAACCGGGGGACGGCGTCCCGGGCTCCCTGGCCACCGGATCCCTCGGCACGGGTTCGGTGGACGGGCTCGCCACCGGGTCGGTCCGACTGGACAACGCCGCCCTCGCCTCGACCGGAGAACTCGACCGCGAGATAGAGGACTCGGTCCGGTTCTTCGCCCTGCTGGACGCGGTCGTGGGGTCACCCAGGCGCTGGTCGGACGTCGCCTGGCTGATTTCGGCCGGGGCGAACGGATGGCTCGAGGGAGAAGTCGACGGGGACGACCTGGAGGAGAAGGTCGAGGAGCAGCTGGCGATGCAGTCCGAGGTCCCGGAGCTGACCTCGGACATGGAGACGTACCTGACGATCCTCCAGTGCAACGAGACCGCTCCGCCGGTGCGTAATCCGCTGGCCCCGGCGCTGCTGGGCAGCAGCGACGCCGTCGGCAGCACGGTCGAGGACGTGAAGAACCTGGAGCATCAGACGGCGTTCTGTCCCTTCCCGCCGTCGACGGTCCCGCCGCGCATCGTGGCCAACCCCATGGTCGCCGCCCCGCTGGTCCTCCAGGCGGACCACGACACCCAGACGCCCGGGATGTTCGGGCCGGCGACCGCCGCGGCGACCGGCGGGACCCTGGTCCGGATCCGCGGGACGGTGCACTGCCACTTCGACACCGGCAACCCGGCGGTCGACGAGGTGGTCCTGAACTACCTGCGCACGGGTGAGGTGGCCCAGGGGCAGTACCTGGACACCCCCCGGCCGGCGCCCGGCCCGGTGCCGAGTGACGACGAGGACGGAGCCGGAGACGGCCGATGA
- the topA gene encoding type I DNA topoisomerase, with protein MASKQTASGGKRSLVIVESATKARKIQPYLGSDYVVEASVGHIRDLPKGAADIPAKYKKEPWARLGVNPEDNFEPIYVVSADKKKKVAELKKELAGVDQLLLATDPDREGEAIAWHLLEVLKPKVPVKRMVFHEITKPAILAAAENTRELDTDLVDAQETRRILDRLYGYEVSPVLWKKVMPRLSAGRVQSVATRVIVERERERMAFVAADYWDITATLTTQQATGGDAGEPRSFTARLAAVDGARVAQGRDFGQNGQLKTTGAAKDSVVLGETAARALSDALDGADFVVDSVESKPYTRRPYPPFMTSTLQQEAGRKLRYTSERTMRIAQRLYENGYITYMRTDSTTLSEGGMSAARAQATELYGSEYVSPTPRQYTRKVKNSQEAHEAIRPAGETFATPGQLHSALDAEEFRLYELIWQRTVASQMADAKGTSVSIRISGAAGQNPSGYSRATFAASGRTITFPGFLKAYVEAAEESTESSDKPMADDAERRLPRLNEGQQLTGSDLSADGHTTSPPARYNEASLVKIMEEMGIGRPSTYASIIRTIQDRGYVYSRGNALVPSWVAFAVIGLLEQNFGRLVDYDFTSLMEDELDEIAEGRENRDDWLRRFYFGDPEGGGSSGGADRAVGLKNLIDVNLEAIDARSINSIRVFDDTEGRPVHVRVGRYGPYLERMVQGEDGEQESQRANLPEGMSPDELTLEVAEKLFSTPQDGRPLGVDPETGHEIVVKDGRFGPYVTEKLPEPTDAEKAEWAKKVLADAEAEKKKIDAERDAAMAAAKDDEAKAEAKKAATKAKSAVTRKAKKESDNPTGPKPRTGSLMQSMEPATVTLEEALKLLSLPRVLGVDPTSGEEITAQLGRYGPYLRKGTDSRTLDTEDAVFTITLEEALKIYSEPKRRGRQAAAPKALREMGVDEVSGKQMLVKDGRFGPYVTDGESNASLRKGDTVETLTDARASELLSERRAKSPPKKAAAKKAPARKSPAKKAAAGR; from the coding sequence GTGGCGAGCAAGCAGACAGCATCGGGCGGAAAGCGGAGCCTGGTGATCGTCGAGTCCGCCACCAAGGCCCGCAAGATCCAGCCCTACCTGGGCTCCGACTACGTGGTCGAGGCGTCGGTCGGCCACATCCGTGACCTGCCCAAGGGCGCCGCGGACATCCCTGCGAAGTACAAGAAGGAACCGTGGGCACGGCTCGGCGTGAACCCGGAGGACAACTTCGAGCCGATCTACGTGGTGAGCGCGGACAAGAAGAAGAAGGTCGCCGAGCTCAAGAAGGAACTGGCGGGCGTGGACCAGCTCCTGCTGGCCACCGACCCCGACCGCGAGGGCGAGGCGATCGCCTGGCACCTGCTCGAGGTGCTCAAGCCCAAGGTCCCCGTCAAGCGCATGGTGTTCCACGAGATCACCAAACCGGCGATCCTCGCCGCGGCCGAGAACACCCGCGAGCTGGACACCGACCTCGTCGACGCCCAGGAGACCCGACGGATCCTGGACCGTCTCTACGGCTACGAGGTCTCACCGGTCCTGTGGAAGAAGGTCATGCCGCGGCTCTCCGCCGGGCGTGTGCAGTCCGTGGCCACCCGCGTGATCGTCGAGCGCGAGCGCGAGCGCATGGCGTTCGTCGCCGCCGACTACTGGGACATCACCGCGACCCTGACCACGCAGCAGGCGACCGGCGGGGATGCGGGCGAACCGCGCAGCTTCACGGCCCGCCTCGCGGCGGTGGACGGGGCCCGGGTGGCGCAGGGTCGCGACTTCGGCCAGAACGGCCAGCTCAAGACCACCGGCGCCGCCAAGGACTCGGTGGTGCTCGGCGAGACGGCGGCCCGCGCGTTGTCGGACGCACTCGACGGCGCCGACTTCGTCGTCGACTCGGTGGAGTCCAAGCCGTACACCCGTCGCCCCTACCCGCCGTTCATGACCTCGACGCTGCAGCAGGAGGCAGGCCGCAAGCTGCGCTACACCTCCGAACGCACCATGCGCATCGCGCAGCGGTTGTACGAGAACGGCTACATCACCTACATGCGTACCGACTCCACGACGCTGTCCGAGGGGGGAATGTCGGCCGCCCGCGCGCAGGCCACGGAGTTGTACGGGAGCGAGTACGTCTCGCCCACCCCGCGCCAGTACACCCGCAAGGTCAAGAACTCGCAGGAGGCACACGAGGCCATCCGCCCGGCCGGAGAGACCTTCGCCACCCCGGGTCAGCTGCATAGCGCACTGGACGCCGAGGAGTTCCGCCTGTACGAGCTCATCTGGCAGCGCACCGTCGCCTCCCAGATGGCCGACGCCAAGGGCACCTCGGTGAGCATCCGGATCTCGGGGGCCGCGGGCCAGAACCCGTCCGGGTACAGCCGTGCGACGTTCGCCGCCTCGGGACGCACCATCACGTTCCCCGGATTCCTCAAGGCGTACGTCGAGGCGGCGGAGGAGTCCACCGAGTCGTCCGACAAGCCCATGGCGGACGACGCCGAGCGACGGCTACCCCGGCTCAACGAGGGCCAGCAGCTCACGGGGTCGGACCTGTCCGCCGACGGCCACACCACCAGCCCGCCGGCCCGCTACAACGAGGCCAGCTTGGTCAAGATCATGGAGGAGATGGGCATCGGCCGCCCCTCCACCTATGCCAGCATCATCCGCACCATCCAGGACCGCGGATACGTCTACTCCCGCGGTAACGCACTCGTGCCCAGCTGGGTGGCCTTCGCCGTGATCGGTCTGCTCGAGCAGAACTTCGGCCGACTGGTGGACTACGACTTCACCTCACTCATGGAGGACGAGCTCGACGAGATCGCCGAGGGGCGCGAGAACCGCGACGACTGGCTGCGTCGCTTCTACTTCGGCGACCCCGAGGGCGGCGGGTCGAGCGGGGGAGCGGACCGCGCGGTCGGGCTCAAGAACCTCATCGACGTGAATCTCGAGGCAATCGACGCCCGCAGTATCAACTCCATCCGGGTCTTCGACGACACCGAGGGGCGACCGGTCCACGTCCGCGTCGGCCGCTACGGCCCGTACCTCGAGCGCATGGTCCAAGGGGAGGACGGTGAGCAGGAGTCGCAGCGCGCCAACCTGCCCGAGGGGATGAGCCCCGACGAGCTCACCCTCGAGGTGGCGGAGAAGCTCTTCTCGACTCCGCAGGACGGCCGCCCGCTGGGCGTGGACCCGGAGACCGGTCACGAGATCGTGGTCAAGGACGGCCGGTTCGGCCCCTACGTCACCGAGAAGCTGCCCGAGCCCACGGACGCCGAGAAGGCCGAGTGGGCCAAGAAGGTGCTCGCCGACGCCGAGGCGGAGAAGAAGAAGATCGACGCCGAGCGCGACGCCGCCATGGCGGCCGCGAAGGACGACGAGGCCAAGGCGGAGGCCAAGAAGGCCGCGACCAAGGCCAAGTCCGCCGTCACCCGCAAGGCCAAGAAGGAATCCGACAACCCGACCGGCCCCAAGCCGCGGACCGGGTCGCTGATGCAGTCCATGGAACCGGCCACGGTCACGCTGGAGGAGGCGCTCAAGCTGCTGTCGCTGCCGCGGGTGCTGGGGGTCGACCCCACGAGCGGTGAGGAGATCACGGCGCAGCTCGGCCGCTACGGGCCCTACCTGAGGAAGGGCACCGATTCGCGGACCCTGGACACAGAGGACGCCGTCTTCACCATCACGCTCGAGGAGGCTCTGAAGATCTATTCCGAGCCCAAGCGTCGCGGGCGGCAGGCCGCTGCTCCCAAGGCGCTGCGCGAGATGGGGGTCGACGAGGTCTCCGGTAAGCAGATGCTGGTCAAGGACGGGCGCTTCGGCCCCTATGTGACCGACGGGGAGTCGAACGCGTCACTGCGCAAGGGCGACACGGTCGAGACGCTCACTGACGCGCGCGCCTCGGAGTTGCTCTCGGAGCGACGCGCCAAGTCGCCACCGAAGAAGGCCGCCGCGAAGAAGGCGCCGGCCCGGAAGTCACCGGCCAAGAAGGCCGCCGCGGGCCGCTGA
- a CDS encoding adenylate/guanylate cyclase domain-containing protein produces MERWVRLFRWLWATPWPVYALTMVQANIIGAVFVFAFLRFVLPMDRFLDLDQFRFLNQYLFIGYLVLAFIGGVIASTLLLLPVLRVDRSGEEFGGAIRNRALGLPFHQALISGAMWLIGTFVFVVANVGHSPRLALVVGVTSILGGTTTCLISYLQAERIMRPITVRALAHGVPANRHVPGVRRRIFLGWALTTVIPVAGILLILTGQWVGLFGDDPGHILVALAVMASVAVIAGAIGMGLVSDSIADPVREMQAGVGRVKKGDLEARVTIYDSSEIGRLGQGFNEMVTGLQEREAIQDLFGRYVGEDVARNALERGTELGGQERQVAVLFVDLTGSTEFAAAHEPAEVVAVLNEFFRIAVEAVDTNGGYINKFQGDALLAVFGAPLEVENEAGRALRAARALQSQLAGLSPLSAGIGVSYGTVIAGHIGHAKRFEYTVIGDPVNEAARLTTLAKSEQGHVLASAAAIRNADAPEAARWVLGRSVELRGRGIMTQLARPLRPTLADRWQAGNVALRPTVEGVDTADT; encoded by the coding sequence ATGGAGCGTTGGGTCAGGCTGTTCCGGTGGCTGTGGGCCACCCCCTGGCCCGTCTATGCCCTGACGATGGTCCAGGCCAACATCATCGGCGCGGTATTCGTCTTCGCGTTCCTGCGTTTCGTCCTCCCGATGGACCGCTTCCTCGACCTGGACCAGTTTCGGTTCCTCAACCAATACCTGTTCATCGGCTATCTGGTCCTGGCGTTCATCGGCGGGGTCATCGCATCGACCCTGTTGCTGCTCCCCGTCCTCCGGGTCGACCGCTCGGGTGAGGAGTTCGGGGGAGCGATCCGCAACCGCGCCCTGGGGCTGCCGTTCCACCAGGCGCTCATCTCCGGCGCCATGTGGCTGATCGGCACCTTCGTCTTTGTCGTCGCCAACGTGGGTCACTCCCCCCGCCTCGCCCTCGTCGTGGGCGTGACGAGCATCCTCGGCGGGACGACCACCTGCCTGATCTCCTACCTCCAGGCCGAGCGGATCATGCGGCCGATCACCGTCCGCGCCCTCGCCCACGGGGTGCCGGCCAACCGGCACGTCCCGGGAGTGAGGCGGCGGATCTTCCTCGGCTGGGCACTGACCACCGTCATCCCCGTCGCCGGGATCCTGCTGATCCTCACCGGGCAGTGGGTCGGGCTGTTCGGCGACGACCCGGGGCACATCCTCGTGGCACTGGCGGTGATGGCCAGTGTCGCCGTGATCGCGGGTGCCATCGGCATGGGCCTGGTCTCGGACTCCATCGCCGACCCCGTCCGCGAGATGCAGGCGGGGGTCGGACGGGTCAAGAAGGGCGACCTGGAAGCCCGCGTCACCATCTACGACAGTTCCGAGATCGGCCGCCTCGGCCAGGGCTTCAACGAGATGGTGACCGGACTGCAGGAGCGCGAGGCCATCCAGGACCTCTTCGGTCGCTACGTCGGCGAGGACGTGGCGCGGAACGCCCTCGAGCGGGGAACGGAACTGGGGGGCCAGGAGCGTCAGGTCGCGGTGCTGTTCGTCGACCTGACCGGCTCGACGGAGTTCGCCGCCGCGCACGAACCGGCCGAGGTCGTCGCGGTGCTCAACGAGTTCTTCCGCATCGCGGTGGAGGCCGTCGACACCAACGGCGGCTACATCAATAAGTTCCAGGGTGACGCACTGCTCGCGGTGTTCGGGGCGCCCCTGGAGGTGGAGAACGAGGCCGGGCGGGCGCTACGGGCCGCCCGCGCCCTCCAGAGTCAGCTCGCCGGACTCTCCCCGCTGTCGGCAGGCATCGGGGTCTCCTACGGCACCGTGATCGCGGGTCACATCGGTCACGCCAAGCGCTTCGAGTACACCGTGATCGGTGACCCGGTCAACGAGGCCGCACGGCTGACCACCCTGGCCAAGTCCGAACAGGGCCACGTCCTGGCGTCGGCCGCCGCGATCCGCAACGCCGACGCTCCCGAGGCTGCGAGGTGGGTGCTGGGACGCAGCGTCGAACTGCGTGGGCGCGGCATCATGACGCAGCTGGCCCGGCCGCTCCGGCCCACCCTGGCGGACCGGTGGCAGGCCGGGAACGTGGCACTGCGCCCCACCGTCGAGGGCGTCGACACCGCCGACACCTGA
- a CDS encoding DNA polymerase III subunit delta': protein MPGVFDRLAGQADVVAELTAAALAARARVPGQGWEASDARMVHAWLFTGPPGSGRSVAATCFAAALQCEHPEIVGCGECRSCHTVLAGTHADVHLLAPQGVNILLKDVKETIHRAASRPSTGRWQIVVVEEADRLTEQSGNALLKVVEEPPSRTVFLLCSPTTDPMDIMVTLRSRSRNVALRQPDATAVESALLAGGGIDPERARWAAAVSSGHIGRARWLATDEATRDRRDVVLELPMVMHNPGRAFPLADRLVSAAEQEALARNSQNDEREVEELRTAMGVGGTGKGAVAAGRGAAGAVKELEKAQKSRRTRSTRDSLDLALVDLAGFYRDALMAGLGVADVAPVHPDKAEESARLGGHYPPASVLRAIEAIQECRAAIEVNVKPKFAVSAMVGAIREALG, encoded by the coding sequence ATGCCAGGGGTGTTCGATCGGTTGGCCGGTCAGGCCGACGTCGTGGCGGAGCTGACCGCTGCGGCGTTGGCCGCGCGTGCGCGCGTCCCCGGCCAGGGGTGGGAGGCGTCGGACGCCCGGATGGTCCACGCATGGCTGTTCACCGGCCCGCCGGGTAGCGGCCGGAGCGTCGCCGCCACGTGTTTCGCCGCCGCGTTGCAGTGCGAACACCCGGAGATCGTGGGCTGTGGCGAGTGCCGGTCCTGCCACACCGTGCTGGCGGGGACCCACGCGGATGTCCACCTCCTGGCTCCGCAGGGCGTCAACATCCTTCTCAAGGACGTCAAGGAGACCATCCACCGCGCCGCCAGTCGCCCGAGCACCGGCCGCTGGCAGATCGTGGTGGTCGAGGAGGCGGACCGGCTCACGGAGCAGTCCGGCAACGCGCTGCTCAAGGTGGTGGAGGAGCCGCCGAGTCGTACGGTGTTCCTGTTGTGCTCTCCCACGACCGACCCGATGGACATCATGGTGACCCTGCGGTCCCGGTCCCGGAACGTCGCACTGCGCCAACCGGACGCCACCGCGGTCGAGAGCGCGCTCCTCGCCGGCGGGGGGATCGACCCCGAGCGGGCGCGGTGGGCTGCGGCGGTCTCCTCCGGACACATCGGCCGCGCCCGGTGGTTGGCCACCGACGAGGCCACCCGGGATCGCCGGGACGTGGTGTTGGAGCTGCCCATGGTCATGCACAACCCCGGCCGGGCGTTCCCGCTGGCGGACCGTCTGGTCAGCGCCGCAGAGCAGGAGGCGCTCGCCCGAAATTCCCAGAACGACGAGCGTGAGGTGGAGGAACTGCGCACCGCGATGGGTGTGGGCGGCACCGGAAAAGGTGCGGTGGCGGCGGGTCGCGGCGCCGCGGGCGCGGTGAAGGAGCTGGAGAAGGCGCAGAAGTCGCGGCGGACCCGCTCCACCCGTGACTCGCTCGACCTGGCGTTGGTCGACCTGGCGGGCTTCTACCGGGACGCGCTCATGGCCGGCCTCGGAGTGGCGGACGTCGCCCCGGTTCACCCGGACAAGGCGGAGGAGTCGGCGCGCCTCGGGGGGCACTATCCGCCGGCGTCGGTGCTGAGGGCCATCGAGGCTATCCAGGAGTGTCGCGCCGCCATCGAGGTCAACGTGAAGCCGAAGTTCGCCGTGTCCGCGATGGTGGGGGCGATCCGCGAGGCGCTGGGTTGA